Genomic segment of Dunckerocampus dactyliophorus isolate RoL2022-P2 chromosome 13, RoL_Ddac_1.1, whole genome shotgun sequence:
taataataataatatctataaTATGACACAGTACAGCTACAGCAGGAAGTAATAAATCAGCTCTGCATAGCACACATCTATTATGAAACTCAGCTCTTCCTCAGCTACAAAAACTGCAGTCAACATAACATGACGCCGCTTCAAGTCAGTTGTGCATTAAGCGCTGATAATCGCTCACATGTTCTCCTGAGCGTTATACGTTCCATGTATATGTCTACTATCTCCCAGgcgtccaccggcagccgctaGATCAATCGCCTTCAACCTCAAATGagcatcacatgcacctctccacCGTTCTCCGTGatgagtagtgatgtgcggatcgataatGAAGTATAGATACTGCTGATACCAGATCTTTAGGCTCCTAAATTGAttgtcaaatcaaaatattgctaCTTTGATACTTgggtcatttgaggtaatgtctatcattaacaggaacacggTTAAAAGTAACGAAATTGTTGAGACCTTGTCTAAATGTTATgctgttgtttaaaataaatgtgttatATTATATTCTTCATTTTATAAGCTATGCTCTTGGTTCGGTATCACCGATACcaacctgaattttactcagtattgaATCGGAAACGAAgtcagtggtatcacacatcaaGCGTAGCAGCAGATGTCACGACACCCCAACACAAATGAGCCTCGTCCCCGGATAAGCCGCacggttcaaagcgtgagaaaaaagtagtagctCACACACGGGAAATTACGGTACATATGACAGAAATGATTCGTCAACCAAAGGAACACCGTTTTCAATTAAAACCTCCTTTTTCACGGACacgataccacctctgacctggCCCTAGCTAGATGAACCTGCTCCATGTGTATGCCCaccaattaatcacatttttgttCAAAATTCTGGAGCTTTGCCAACTGTCAGTCAGGTACAGGCGTTGATTGGTTTTCAGTGAAGAGACaaactagcatgatgttgctgttaaaatgttgtgAAAAATGCACTGTGGATCACATCACTAGTGTTGccaacgtttgtgtcctccttcacttcttaatgttacgttgtggTATGTGATATTTATGGCATCGATTACGTTTGACAATTGCACAATTAGAGTGTTGCatgtaaaaagtgaataaagGGTACAATGACACTTGGAGCCATACACAATATCGCAATTATACTTGACCCTAGCATCTAACCATTAAAAAAACCAATTATAGTTATAATAAAGTAATTTTCAAGGTACTTCAAATGGCTTTACATGGGACAAATAAAAAATTCATCTCCTGAGTCCAGTTCCCTTTAACTCCCAGGAAGGTTATTATTCATGCTGTCATCTTGGTGAGGAATGGCTGGGTGAGCTTGGGCGCGACATTAGGAGAAGAATTCCTTCTTCAAAACCCATTTGCACATGGCGATGTTTTATGGATGCATACAGTCAAACCGATGCTACGTCTCCCCCGGGTGCTGCGTAATAGCAGCCTGGCTGGTCGGCTGCTCTCGGCACAGTTTGTACCGTCCCACAATCTGTACATTTGGCAGGAAAGGTAGCCGCCATCTTCCCACTTCTTGTACCCGCGTAACATACACCCAGCAGGCATGTTGCGTTCATAAAATAGTTTTATTGGTAAAAAATAGAACTACTCGCACAAGCACATTGAGACAACTGTATCAGAAGTTGTGAGCTGCTCCTCATCACAAATATGCTCTGGCAAAGTAAGAAGTGCTAAAGCATCCACAAAAATAAGCTGCAGTTTATCAAAAAGATAACATCTTGGTACAGTTTCTATGCACATTTGGAACTCTTTAAACTCTTAGGACCACTTTGCGCTCAGGCCGTTTCTAAGCGAATGAAACTGCGTGCTGATGTCAAGCTGCACAGACACAAAAGAGAGGAACCGCTAGCCAGGCTGGAGCGGTCggacatttccttttttttttcccttccagAGTGCcacttgtgttgtgtttgtactGGTGCAGGGAGCTTGAAATGCTCAACCATTTGAAACAAACTACTCTTAAAATAGTAACACAAAAAAGGTGCATTTGAGTACTCTTCTTATAAAGAAGATATGGCGTGGTCATGGTATTGTATCTTCGTTTGGAACATTGTGAGGAAACTCTTAAGTCCCTCAGCATAAACAAACACCTAGACACTTGTGTACAGTTGCCACAGAGCTTTGAATATTCCTGAAATAAATATATTCGTTTAGAAAATACCACCCTCAAGTACTCCCCACACTCAGGCTTAGTGAATCTCACTGTGCTTTGGGAAATCAGGAATAAAGAGGATTTGAAATAACCCTCGAAAGCCGCCTAGGACTGCACACAAGCATCTAGTTGACTTCCGACGTAGTCTAGCAGAACAAATCCATAAAACATTCGCTAATGTACAATTCATGTACAAACGAtacgttaaaaaaataaagataaaggAGTCAAAATAGTAATAAAGTGTGTCATCATGAGACTACAGTATTTGGCACATTCTTGAAACACAAAAATGCCAGTATTTGTCGATGACATGGCACATTCTTAGCGTTTTTGTTTATTGCATTGGTTCGGGTGCCTGGGCACTGAGTTCTTGTCAGCAGGCCAGCTCTGTCGGAGATGCTGGGGCAAGATGGTGTAGAAACCTGGCCCCTGAGGGCTGCCAGGACTGGAGATGATGCTCACAGTGATGCCTTGTGGTGTGCCGGCATCGGCCTGCAGGTGGCAAGCTGGGCTTAGCCATCTGCTCCCCCCACAGGAAGCTGTGTGTTTATGACAGAGAAGGAGGGAAGTGTGCGGTCCTTTGCGTCACAGCCAAAGCCTGTCTCAATCAAAATCCAACATTCCTCCCCTCCTTCTCCTCTAGAAAAGAGCAGACGCGCACTAGTAGGGGAACGTGTGAAAGCGCAACATTGCCCGTGACATTTGAGTGGGTGGGagttatgtgtgtatgtgggggTCATGCTTTCTACATGCATCAGCATTCTCCAGTCAGCGATCGCAGCTGTGTGACGTGTGACGGAAGCAGGAAGGAGGGAGTGGCGTGTGTGGTGGTGTATCGTGACAGGTAGGAAAGACAAGCAGCAGTCAAGTGGATCCTATTTAAGACATTGAGAGCTTCTGCACATGCAGACTCAACGCTGACGCGCTTGGAAAACCAGTCAGATATGGAGAATGACGCAAACCCTTTTTAGCTGTCTGCCGTATAACGAGCCAGTCGACCATGGTTGAAGAGGCTTCACGTTTGTGCCACTCAAGCCACTAAATGTGCTTGGGCATTCCTAAAAAATATCTAACTATTTAACATGGATGCTGCTTCTTCTCACTGGCTAATAAAGGGGATTAGGCTAAGTAGTGTGCACAGAGGTTCTGACTGAAGCTTATGGAACAATgggaagagacaaaaaaagatgtCCCACTATAAACAAATCACTTGGCTGACAAGCGCCAGCTCTCAGACAATAATTTGGTTTCCATGGTACTGTGGAGGAGGACGGCAGGCCAATAACACATGCAAAGCAAGCATTTGTGTTGACTGTGTCTTTAAGGACTCTCACAAAAGCATAtgtaggagtgtgtgtgtgtgtgtgtgtgtgtgtgtgtgtgtgtgtgtgtgtgtgtgtgtgtgtgtgtgtgtgtgtgtgagcctgGAATGGTTAGATTGGCTGGAATGGGCATCTTACCGACAGGGTGTTTTTTGCCTGGATGGAAATATGAAAGCAGCCCACTCCCACATAGTCCACTTCACTCAAGGATTCAATTTCTTCGCTGTTTGTTTCTCTCCATCTCTCACACCTGCCGAGAGGAGAGCAGGTATCTGTTTGTCCGCATTTCCTCAAATCCTGCCCAACAGCCCTCGTCTCCTCGTCATCGAACACATACAGCACGCCAGTATCTCTACATCATGTGCAGGCACAGGCATATTGCGTGGCTATGTCTCGGGCATTCCGCTGTATTGATACACAAGACAAGCTCCACACAGCATGCTTAGAGGCAAGACATCAGCGTCACTGGAACAGCAAACAAAAATATGgccatttttgaaaagacaTCAACCTACTGCGTTTGTTGTCAATTGAGACGGCTCCAAACGATTGTAAATAGCAGCTAAGTGAttgctttttttcaatttcaacctttggtgaggggaaaaaaaaatcttatttgcTTAATCCACTCCCCGGGGAACCCTCCCAGTGATTTACCGATGAAGGATGTCTTGCATTTGGTTGGCGGCTCCCTTCCATTGTGCAGCACCTCATCCGTGCTTCTGAAACCTTCACTCTGTTTATTCCAAGGTGCTGCTCAGGGATTACCTCCACTGCTTGTGCTtgcaaaagaggaaaaaaaagacaggagcAGGGGCTGGTTACTCTTCCTTTCGTCTTTTCCCCCACCTGTGTGGAGCACAACCTACTCTTGTGGCATAAGCCGTGGTAGTCCACCCCTCCTGTCAGCTGGTGCATACATAACACTGCTTTCCTACACATAGTCCTGCAGGCTGTAGCCAGTCTTATTGTCTAACGGGGAGAGAGAGCAATACTGATGCTGGAGCTCTTGTTGTTGGAGcagctgttgctgctgttgctgcagcAGCAGTTTGTCAGGCGGTGGGAGGAGGACCAGGTCCTGTGGGCCATGCCGCTTCCCAGAGCAAGACATGCAGAAGATGGACCCCCCCATTAGGAGGAATCCCGCGGAGACAAAGGCCACATACACAGCCCCCCCAGGCTCAAACTTATTGCTCTCGGGCACAGTGGAGTCCAGGAAGTTGGTGATGACCTCGTTGGTAAACCAGGAAGCAGGCACCAGACACAGAAACCCGGCGGCAACGAAGCAGCCGCCGCTGGCAATGGCCGCATGCCGCTTGGAACGCCGCCCCCCTCCCCAGCGCGTGCACTTGAGTCCAAGCGATGCAAGGCAAAGGCCCATGGCCGCCAGTACGCAGCACAGCACCATGGTTGTGCGGGCAGTCTGCAAATATGCAGGAAGTGAAAGCACGGAATACTTGAGTGTGCAGCTGAACATTCCCGTGCTGTACCATGTGCAGTCCATCCACAGTCCCTGCATCTGGGAGATGGCTGTGATGATGTTGGAGCCCACATCGGCGCTGACCTTCCAGTTGGGCAGCAGAGTGGCCACCATGGCACCCATGATACCCAGCAGCGCTAGCACAAATCCAAATATCTGCATGCCTGTTGATGCCATGCTTGGTTTTCAAGCCTCAGCCGACGTCCTCGGCGGGTAGCATTCGCTGGCCCCTTCTCGTCCAACCACGTCTCTACCCTCTCCTGGCCCGTGTAGCAGTTTGGAGTCAAATCCTGGGCTCCTCAGCTCTTCGGCTGCAGCTCCACTGGACTGGAGGAGAGAGACACAAATGAGAAAAAGAACAGAGTGCCTGCTTTCTCCCCTCGTTCagctcacacagacacactttaCTGGCTGGAAACAAAGGGCGAGCAATAAGAGCTGACGGTGCCTGTCCCTAGGTAAGCAAAATAAAGGAGttattgtgcatgtgtgcattttCTGTGTTCTCTCCTGTGTCTTACAACAGCTCATACTGGAGAGGGAGAAATTATTTTGTGCTATTTGCAATGCTCAATCCTTATGGAGACTTAAGGCTGCAGTGCCCTAATGTAACGCTCATCAACTATCCATTCCACCCCAGGGGTTTCAGTGTGTTTTACCAAAAAAGTCAGTTTTTAACAGCTTTAAAACATCCCagtcacatttttgaaaaaacacaaataatgtaATAAGTCACTAGAATGTAACTTTGTCAGCCTGCTGATTCCAACATTAAATACATCTAATCTAATTAAGGTAATTCCCGTCAGCCCCCAATGGGGAAgtgctttcttttgtttttacgtCCCAATAAAACAATCGCTTAccctggctgctgctgctgctgctgctgctgctgcagagcTGCCGCTGACGCGTCACGTTGTTCGCGATGATTCCggtaaacacacacgcacacgcgccgTTAGCACACAGAACAACGGCAGACTGTTGAGGGGGCGACGTGGACGATTCAGCCCGGTCCGCGGCTCCGTTCGAGCCATCCATCTCCTTAGCAACAGCGGAGGAGAGCACATCCCAACCCGACAGACCACACAGGCTGGACCGGAGCCTGCTGGGAGGAAGAGCCGCGGTGCACTTGCGCTCTCTCTATTCTCGATCGCCCACCTCACTCTCTCCACTCCCCGGTGTGTGCgtctgtcagtgtgtgtgtgtgtgtgtgtgtgtgtgtgtgtatatatatatatatatatatatatatatatatatatatttgtatatgtgtgtgtgtgtgtgtgtgcctgcctGCCTCACAACCACTACTTGGAAAGAGACAGAACTCTCCCAACTGCGCGTGCTGCCTGTCAACAGCTGTCAACTAAACATGGACAGCTAAGTGTTTGTCAAGCTGCACtacatatacattacatacattggACATCTTTAACCATATTATTGTGGTATTTAAAGAATATGCAGGTTATTTTAATATTCCAGCTAATGTAATGAAGTAAAATTGCCCgtttttacataaataaatgtcaCTTCCATTGACACAATGACTAAATTTACCAAAAACAGAGACTttaaggtcccctattatgtaagattgactttttaatgatcgcataacagtaatatgtgcccctcgagcctgtttatgagcaccaaacctgaaaaaaaatctatcatctccatCACTTGTTAGCCACTTTTCTCAAAAATAGAGTGTCAGTTtgaagttgttttgttttgttggcatcatgaaggaaaaccgtccttcctcatggacatgataccgcccCTATCTAGATGACCCCCCAGTGTATTCGCCCACAAAGACCAAACAGAAGGCTTTgcgacacatcttaaaataaagcctggagctctgccaccGAGCCATCAGTCAgctgtgggagctgtaagttttaaCAATTCGTTTTTCTTCAGTACctgcaatgttagcactgtagctcaatagcattaaagctacagacacacaagtaGGGCCAactaaaagtatttttaaactgtctaaattgcAGCTTTAAGGCTAGGTTTTGGGCAACACACTCGGAACAAACCAATGTTGGATCTATGAGggttatttaaaattgttgaaaaagacTATAAAATGGGACCTTTAACATCAGcccaaaatatatgtatatacagtatcaacttatttttgtattgccaTTCTGTCACTGGTCATAGCTACAATACCTTTGCcttgacaaatataacaacactCAGCCTTTGTCGACAATgacagagaggtattcatttaacagtatgtttttatttatttattgtggttgtagtttgggGTAGAACCGCACTGGATCATACTCTGAGGGTGATACAGATATTTTGGTAACCACGTGAGGTcaaaaattccatccatcctgtCTATATTTTACTATAGTTCCATAACGCAACACAACTGGGAAGGGTAGGGACTAGCGTCATCACGATCTCATGACCTGGTCAGCTGTGTCCTAATgatctttgtttatttttgtggtaGAGCATGTGTACCTCACCACATACAAGCGGACCCTCCCTTGGGTGTTATCTTCATCAGGCATTCGTCAGTGGGGGACTTAACCTCCCAGCTGCTCCGCCGTATGCGCCTGCTTATCTCAGCCTTTCAGTAGAGGGCATACAACAGGAGGTCGTGACAAGGACATTGTGGCTTCATGAATGACAAACAGGACAAAATGAGAGTGGGGTTGCAAGGAGGCCGACCTGATACGTTTGGACACACACGTTTTGTTTGGCCATATCTACTGTGGGGATATGATTTTGCCAGCCCCCTTATGACAATCTAATGTGAAAAGCACTGACTCTACAGCAGTGGTTGCAAACATTTTACAGTCGTGCACCCcttcagacatactgtatgactgGAAGTCACGTagcccctactcctgcacattgAAAAAAcgtaaaccacacaatgaaacatcttttataaattattacatatatattatgaccttatatgtcttatttttcaactgcacacatagGCTACTCATTTAAAAGTTAGAAGGTTAAAATATTTCCTGGCAGGTTTGTCTTCGGTttggtacatttatttgtatgtgtactgtatgtgttttgagtctttaagtggtgacaagctgtggtaagatgtggtgaactgtgatctttatgctcttttgctgtgctttggtcttcaacaacatggaaataatcagtacgaggcaactaatgttacacgtaaacataataattataaataattatgaaaacaaaggcacatactGCACAGAAATCAATTAGGAAATTAAAGacgaggcttattactgagccaaatggacatatgagcacGTATGGCATGAGATTACGAGCTAGCATTATTAATGCACGTCATaatcaaacgtacttatttgttcatctaacgcagaacaatgaacaacttcatgctctcaCCTTTCTTCTGTGCTGTACTACCGGCTGTGGCTGTTCATATGAGGCATTGGAGTGCATTACGTAAATCTCAGTGTTCGGCGCTAATGTAGTACCCCTACCCATTGCTTTGAAATAGGTTGGGTGCAGTTGATTTGTTAAGCTATTGATCTGTTTATTTAAAGCGACTCAATACTTCCTCCAGCCCATCCATTGTTATTCTAGAAAAACTCCCCAGCGAAACTCAAAATTCAATCTGAGCATGCTGAGATGGGGCAACTTGCACTGCCTCAAATGTGTTGTTACTTCTGGTATTGGTACCACTGCTGCCAGAAAAGAATCTTTCCACTTTTCTGCAAGCACAGTGGAGTTTGTTGTGTGTGACCTGTCTCCTTGTAACTGATGAGATCCTAAGTGCTGATGCTGGTGTTGCACCAGAGGGaatatgataaataaataaatagatgataAAAGGAAGGCGAAAGAAGGTGCAAAtagagaaaaagcaaaatgcagtTAACATACGGTGGGGGAGTGCAGATGTATGACGCTGCGATGTGTGAAGATATCGCAGGCTATTAAAAGCGTGGTACCCCTCTTTCATTATCACCTCACAGGCAGAGCTCCCCAGTCTTTTCTGCAGCACTGCTGGACCAGTCACGCTATAGCATGACCCGCATGAGGGTCTTTTATC
This window contains:
- the LOC129192331 gene encoding claudin-20; translated protein: MASTGMQIFGFVLALLGIMGAMVATLLPNWKVSADVGSNIITAISQMQGLWMDCTWYSTGMFSCTLKYSVLSLPAYLQTARTTMVLCCVLAAMGLCLASLGLKCTRWGGGRRSKRHAAIASGGCFVAAGFLCLVPASWFTNEVITNFLDSTVPESNKFEPGGAVYVAFVSAGFLLMGGSIFCMSCSGKRHGPQDLVLLPPPDKLLLQQQQQQLLQQQELQHQYCSLSPLDNKTGYSLQDYV